A section of the Spirosoma pollinicola genome encodes:
- a CDS encoding PAS domain-containing protein: MSLSTLSPSILLQSVLSASQNAVMVYQLVQDSSNNKSALRLTMVNPVAERNLGRPAVELLGSTFPVLYPHLVGTGLDDRYRQVVETGLPAQFEFSYHRPGLAIPAWCDVSAVPLGENSVVVSYNDISQSKADADAARRAHVLEETFNASINGITVFEAICDEAGMVTDFRFVMINEAGLRMSGYKREDLLGKTLWRSIPLRGSTDYLRNM; this comes from the coding sequence ATGTCGCTATCTACTCTATCTCCATCCATCCTGCTGCAAAGTGTATTGAGTGCTTCGCAGAACGCCGTTATGGTCTATCAACTGGTGCAGGACAGCAGTAATAACAAGTCTGCTTTACGGCTGACAATGGTAAACCCTGTGGCCGAGCGCAACCTGGGTCGGCCGGCCGTTGAGTTATTGGGAAGTACCTTTCCCGTTTTGTACCCCCATCTGGTCGGTACCGGTCTGGATGATCGCTATCGCCAGGTGGTAGAAACAGGATTACCGGCCCAATTTGAATTTTCGTACCACCGACCTGGGCTGGCCATACCGGCCTGGTGCGATGTTTCGGCTGTACCGCTTGGCGAAAACAGCGTAGTTGTTTCATACAACGACATTTCTCAGAGTAAGGCCGATGCAGACGCAGCCCGTCGGGCTCATGTTCTGGAGGAAACCTTTAATGCATCCATCAATGGAATTACTGTTTTCGAAGCTATCTGCGACGAAGCGGGTATGGTTACTGACTTCCGGTTTGTGATGATCAATGAGGCTGGTCTGCGCATGAGCGGCTACAAACGAGAGGACCTGCTGGGAAAAACCTTGTGGAGATCTATCCCGCTACGAGGATCAACGGACTATTTGAGGAATATGTGA
- a CDS encoding response regulator has translation MLEVLYIEDNADESDIFRRLISRMEQPPSFLILTSGSEAIDYLLEQGDYKGKSPAMPHLVLIDLKLPGHSGFDVIQQVRANSRTRYMPLVVYSSSDNPKDMRRAYDLGANAYLIKPESYHQVSDMISQAINFWLIHSQQFKP, from the coding sequence ATGCTTGAGGTACTTTACATTGAAGATAACGCCGATGAGTCCGATATCTTCCGGCGTCTCATCAGTCGTATGGAGCAGCCACCCAGTTTTCTGATCTTGACCAGTGGGAGCGAAGCCATCGATTATTTGCTTGAACAGGGGGACTATAAAGGCAAAAGCCCGGCCATGCCTCACCTGGTGCTTATCGACCTGAAACTTCCTGGTCATAGCGGTTTTGACGTTATTCAGCAGGTACGGGCCAACAGCCGGACTCGCTACATGCCCCTGGTTGTGTACAGCTCATCGGATAATCCCAAAGATATGCGCCGGGCCTATGATCTGGGGGCAAATGCTTACCTGATAAAACCGGAAAGTTACCACCAGGTAAGTGATATGATAAGTCAAGCCATTAACTTCTGGCTGATCCACAGTCAGCAGTTTAAGCCTTAA
- a CDS encoding ATP-binding protein — translation MRPSLDLTNCDQEPIQWPGFIQASGFLVVLDPVNLTIWQASENIIQLTGQPVEVIIGKSVTQISAGDLTGVALHQMLTVAIQSGRCETVNPFPFRRQNQDWFILLHQQDGALIMEFEPASQLPDQLPLTSLLSQTMSDIQRSSTLTQLLEKVVQKVKKITGFDRVMIYRFGEDWHGEVVAEAREPWLDPFLGLHYPASDIPRQARELYKINLIRGIGDVSQERVPIYPVNYAHYNRPLDLTQANLRAVSPMHVAYLKNMGVQSSLSISLLYRNELWGLIACHHYRGPRFIDFPARQSLKVVSQLLSTVLEIRKDDEEAQFSEKLQQAGQVLNQQMQSDWDIVQGLTKHPQTALELNSATGAALLFDEQLHQLGDTPSSDEIFALIDWIKNSTTERIFQTDQLPNLYPPAELYRQKASGVLLVVLSRQMNEYLLWFKPELIQEVSWGGNPDKPVEITSEGNTQLSPRKSFEKWTQLVHNKAHPWQQMEVAMALKLREDILQVVDQKANQLRVLNEKLRLSNEQLEAFSYTVSHELRSPLSSIRRYAEIYREDYGARMDEPAKAIFTKIEKASERMSILIRNIMHYSQIGSSGFLAKTLPMRELLGQLREELLSSETGRDLTIHIGPMPDLTGDQTMVTQVFSNLLNNAVKYTRSVPSSYISVQGVQTENELIYSVTDNGIGIDMKQAGKVFELFQRLDSAASYEGYGVGLAIVKRILSRHKGKVWFESVLNQSTTFYVSFPSQIL, via the coding sequence ATGCGTCCATCCCTCGATTTAACCAACTGCGACCAAGAGCCGATTCAGTGGCCCGGCTTTATTCAGGCATCCGGCTTTCTAGTGGTTCTGGATCCGGTTAACCTGACCATTTGGCAGGCCAGTGAAAACATTATCCAGTTAACCGGCCAGCCGGTGGAGGTCATCATTGGTAAGTCGGTAACGCAGATTTCAGCCGGTGATTTAACGGGTGTGGCGCTTCACCAGATGCTAACCGTAGCGATACAAAGTGGTCGGTGTGAAACCGTCAATCCGTTCCCTTTTCGACGACAGAACCAGGATTGGTTTATTTTACTGCATCAGCAGGACGGAGCGCTGATTATGGAGTTTGAGCCCGCCAGTCAATTGCCTGATCAACTACCCCTCACATCGTTGCTCAGTCAAACGATGAGCGATATTCAACGGAGTTCGACCCTGACCCAACTGCTGGAGAAGGTTGTGCAGAAAGTGAAAAAAATCACCGGATTTGACCGGGTAATGATTTATCGGTTTGGAGAGGACTGGCACGGGGAAGTGGTTGCTGAAGCCAGGGAACCCTGGTTAGACCCTTTTTTAGGACTCCATTATCCGGCCTCCGATATCCCCCGGCAAGCCCGGGAACTATATAAGATCAACCTAATTCGGGGTATTGGCGATGTTAGTCAGGAACGGGTACCTATATACCCCGTCAACTATGCCCATTATAATCGACCGCTCGACCTGACACAAGCCAACCTGCGGGCGGTTTCGCCTATGCATGTGGCTTACTTAAAAAATATGGGTGTTCAGTCAAGTCTGAGCATTTCGCTGCTCTACCGAAATGAACTATGGGGGCTCATTGCCTGCCATCATTACCGGGGCCCCCGGTTCATCGACTTCCCGGCCCGCCAATCCCTTAAGGTAGTTAGCCAGCTGTTATCCACCGTGCTGGAGATTAGAAAAGACGATGAAGAGGCCCAGTTTTCGGAAAAGCTCCAGCAGGCCGGGCAGGTACTCAATCAACAAATGCAGAGCGATTGGGATATTGTCCAGGGACTGACTAAACACCCACAAACCGCTCTTGAGCTTAACTCCGCAACCGGGGCCGCGCTGCTGTTTGACGAGCAACTTCACCAATTAGGTGATACGCCCTCCTCCGACGAGATTTTTGCCTTGATCGACTGGATAAAAAACAGCACTACCGAACGTATCTTTCAAACGGACCAACTTCCTAATTTATACCCCCCGGCTGAACTGTATCGGCAGAAAGCGTCAGGGGTATTGCTGGTGGTACTCTCGCGACAGATGAACGAATACTTGCTCTGGTTCAAACCTGAACTCATCCAGGAGGTGTCCTGGGGAGGTAACCCGGATAAACCGGTAGAAATAACCAGTGAAGGCAATACCCAACTCAGTCCCCGGAAAAGTTTCGAAAAATGGACGCAACTCGTTCATAATAAAGCCCATCCCTGGCAGCAAATGGAGGTGGCCATGGCGCTCAAACTGCGTGAAGACATCCTGCAGGTAGTTGACCAGAAGGCAAATCAGCTTCGGGTGCTCAATGAAAAGCTTCGCCTGTCGAATGAACAACTCGAAGCGTTCAGCTATACGGTTTCGCATGAGCTACGGTCGCCTTTGTCCTCCATTCGGCGGTACGCCGAGATTTACCGGGAAGATTATGGCGCCCGGATGGATGAACCCGCAAAGGCCATCTTTACGAAGATCGAGAAGGCCAGTGAACGGATGAGCATCCTGATTCGCAATATTATGCATTACTCCCAGATCGGCAGTTCGGGGTTCCTGGCCAAAACACTGCCCATGCGTGAACTGCTGGGACAACTGCGGGAGGAATTGTTAAGCAGCGAAACAGGCCGCGATCTGACCATTCATATTGGGCCAATGCCTGATCTGACAGGCGATCAAACGATGGTTACTCAGGTATTCAGTAATCTGTTGAATAATGCCGTAAAGTACACGCGTTCCGTACCCTCTTCCTACATATCGGTCCAGGGAGTCCAAACCGAAAACGAACTCATTTACTCGGTAACCGACAATGGTATTGGCATTGACATGAAACAGGCCGGGAAGGTATTTGAACTTTTTCAACGGCTTGATTCAGCTGCCAGCTATGAAGGCTACGGGGTGGGGTTAGCCATTGTCAAACGAATCCTGAGTCGCCATAAAGGAAAAGTCTGGTTCGAGAGCGTGCTAAATCAATCAACTACTTTTTATGTGTCGTTCCCATCCCAAATTTTATAA
- a CDS encoding putative Ig domain-containing protein has translation MHLTSTLTLSPGLLPKSKAMTLPVVPTYPLTHSDIRPATGISVAACRQITLRDSLRRLLLVITLVFMSIAVLTGSMQAQTITGTVFRDFNSDGAKDNTANFVEPGVGGVTVTAYNAAGASVGTTTTSSAAATLGQYTLTTGAGQFRVEFTSLPASNYDSFKGTGSGTSVQFVSGGSTSVNLGIGNAANYCQPNPIIADPCYLNGSRASNGTESVVVLFNDLDRGQGKAHQNIAKFSEIGAVWGQAYNRDTKKLYLSAFIKRHMDLGPNGLGAIYEIDLTTPTTAGAGTPTLWLDINASTFVDQANAPVNLGFPADPGASSRGLGVKTSPSRDNWGWANMGREGIGDIELSEDGKRLYVTDLSNQQVLCIDYTTKKLLWKLAVTTPTCLGGSGDIRPWALKEHNGVLYVGAVCSGETNQNDAQLHYYIMKCNSLTAATSMSLAVNLGNSLTKQASKTWNAWYPAIAPASVKGMSDGSYHIYPQPIISDIEFDINDNMLIGVMDRSGHQTGFKNFIPNVTNSNLINGIAYGDITYAKAPAYTTVETAPWSFFDLTASINNPPLDQFTGGMVTTNLSQNFVAANMIDPFDFNSNGITWDKTSDGQQQGGTDAAGRLEIVPNASDVSTFGKGSGLGDLAMLCDNPPIMIGNRVWNDANDNGVQDPGESPLAGVTVTLKGPASTTVATVTTNPNGEYYFTDATGTNTTGFAYGLSTLTAGVSYSLCFPTSFSTLSLSTKPNSASGSNTEAIDSDPNAAGVIVFTLGNAGQNNFNYDAGYTVAACDLTATATPGTCNSATNQYSVSGTISLTSAVAGTATITDGAKSTTVAVVASATSVAYTLAGLTSGSGSHTVVVTLPGCGTDVTTYTAPASCSVAPCALNVAVTPGICNSATNQYSISGTVSLTNAVAGTLTITDGTATTTITVSATDTNIPYSLSGFTSTGASHTVVATLPGCGSDFTTYTAPASCTVCTVNLTTSTLPNGQVGTAYSQTLTTTGGTTPYTYAVSTGTLPTGLTLNPTTGVISGTPTAATTSVFTIKVTDAKSCTDVASLTIVTSSAPACSQNLVVTPGTCNSATNQYSISGTVSFTNAVAGTLTITDGSKSTTVAVTAGATSVAYSLTGLTSGSGSHTVTSSLTNCGTDFITYAAPASCTVCTVNLVTSTLPDGQVGTAYSRTLVTSGGTTPYTYAVSIGTLPSGLSLNPTTGVISGIPSAAATSAFSIKVTDAKSCTDVTSLTITTSALPVCSLDLIVTPGTCNSVTNQYSISGTVGLTNSTAGNLVITDGAKSTTLTITASTTSVVYSLTGLTSGSGSHTVIASLSGCGTDNAAYSAPASCTVAPPAIAVVVGIPTCNSLTNNYTATGTVSLTNAVAGTLTITDNGASLTTITVTAGQATASFSVSGVSNAGSHTVVATLTGGPSATTTYTAPASCTVCSLSLTTASLPNGQVGTPYSQMLTTTGGTAPLTYTISVGSLPTGLTLNPTTGLIAGIPTAAGSFTATLRVTDSKGCQVSLPLTVFDINTGPVCSIGLAVTPGVCSSATNTYTLSGMVSLSNNTTGGTILITSGLMTTTLTVSNTATLVPFSLTGLGSDGLVHTVTATLSGCSTSTTTYTAPASCTQPVSTKLTLDKMVNLSKAKLGDILTYTLVLTNTGTTIASNIVVTDSSTVGLNYVAGSATAPVGTTFTQGSPISTWQVASISAGQSLMLTFQAKADSSGILYNKATIPGDTAIVCTSIPVVMCVGDIYTFQLSVPAGRSSYKWFRDNVEIVGQTTNSLDITGPGTYSLAVDNTTGKCPDFSCCPFIIEEDSLPAFKATAIPVTCVGKVLQANGKIELSSFDLSNTYQYSAGSVFNPAASLSGTAKSIPTGGVLVSNLTNPLISESYTVRVYNRSGCFKDVTVTLLTTVCDCLPDVCVPFVLKQTKRAKRIGDVR, from the coding sequence ATGCACCTAACATCTACGCTTACCTTGTCGCCTGGCCTCTTGCCGAAGAGCAAAGCGATGACTCTTCCGGTAGTACCTACCTACCCACTCACTCACTCCGACATACGGCCTGCTACTGGGATCAGCGTTGCTGCCTGTCGGCAGATAACGTTGCGAGACTCCTTACGAAGGCTACTATTAGTGATCACATTGGTGTTCATGTCGATAGCTGTGCTTACAGGCAGCATGCAGGCACAAACAATCACGGGTACAGTCTTCCGTGATTTTAACTCCGACGGCGCGAAAGATAATACGGCGAATTTTGTTGAACCCGGCGTTGGGGGTGTCACGGTGACGGCCTACAATGCAGCCGGAGCATCTGTTGGGACTACTACGACCAGTTCAGCCGCTGCAACGTTGGGGCAGTACACGCTCACTACGGGTGCTGGTCAGTTTCGGGTCGAATTCACCAGTCTGCCTGCCAGCAATTACGATAGCTTTAAAGGTACCGGGTCTGGTACATCAGTTCAGTTTGTGAGTGGTGGCAGTACCAGCGTAAACCTGGGCATTGGCAATGCGGCCAATTATTGCCAACCCAATCCGATCATTGCCGACCCTTGCTATTTAAATGGTTCAAGGGCATCGAACGGTACCGAATCGGTTGTGGTGCTTTTTAATGATTTGGACCGGGGACAGGGGAAGGCCCACCAGAACATTGCGAAATTTAGCGAAATAGGGGCCGTTTGGGGGCAAGCCTATAACCGTGATACAAAAAAATTATACCTGTCGGCCTTTATCAAACGCCACATGGATCTTGGCCCGAATGGGTTGGGTGCTATCTACGAAATAGATCTGACTACCCCCACAACGGCGGGCGCTGGCACGCCCACGCTCTGGCTTGATATCAATGCCAGCACCTTCGTTGATCAGGCCAACGCACCGGTTAATCTGGGTTTTCCAGCCGATCCCGGTGCTTCCTCGCGCGGATTAGGTGTAAAAACGTCGCCTAGCCGCGATAACTGGGGCTGGGCCAATATGGGTCGTGAGGGTATTGGCGATATTGAACTATCTGAAGATGGGAAGCGGCTTTATGTAACGGACTTGAGCAATCAGCAGGTCTTGTGTATTGATTATACTACCAAAAAGCTACTCTGGAAACTAGCTGTTACCACGCCTACATGTCTGGGTGGGAGTGGCGATATCAGACCCTGGGCCTTGAAAGAGCACAATGGGGTATTGTATGTGGGGGCGGTTTGTTCAGGAGAAACCAATCAGAATGATGCCCAGTTGCACTACTATATTATGAAGTGCAACAGCCTGACAGCGGCCACATCGATGTCACTGGCGGTTAATCTGGGCAATTCGCTCACAAAACAAGCCTCGAAGACCTGGAACGCCTGGTATCCAGCCATCGCGCCAGCTTCGGTAAAGGGTATGTCAGACGGATCCTATCATATATACCCTCAGCCCATTATTTCTGATATTGAATTTGATATTAATGATAACATGCTGATTGGGGTGATGGATCGGTCCGGACACCAGACGGGATTCAAGAATTTTATACCTAACGTCACGAATTCAAACCTGATCAATGGCATTGCCTACGGCGATATCACCTACGCCAAGGCGCCGGCATACACGACGGTAGAAACGGCTCCATGGTCGTTTTTCGATTTGACGGCTTCCATCAATAACCCACCCCTTGATCAGTTTACGGGCGGCATGGTCACAACCAATTTGAGCCAGAACTTCGTAGCCGCCAATATGATTGATCCCTTCGATTTCAATTCGAACGGTATTACCTGGGATAAGACATCAGATGGGCAGCAGCAAGGAGGTACCGACGCTGCGGGACGACTAGAGATCGTGCCCAATGCCTCAGATGTATCTACCTTTGGTAAGGGTAGCGGGCTAGGCGATCTGGCCATGTTGTGCGACAATCCACCCATCATGATTGGCAACCGGGTCTGGAATGATGCCAACGACAACGGCGTACAGGATCCGGGTGAATCACCACTGGCTGGTGTAACGGTGACGCTAAAAGGACCGGCTTCAACCACGGTAGCCACCGTAACGACAAACCCAAATGGCGAATACTATTTCACCGATGCAACCGGTACCAACACCACCGGATTTGCCTATGGTTTATCGACCCTGACGGCAGGCGTCAGTTATTCGCTCTGTTTCCCCACTTCCTTCAGTACGCTGAGTTTGAGCACCAAGCCCAATTCGGCCAGCGGAAGTAATACCGAAGCCATTGACTCGGACCCCAATGCAGCAGGGGTTATTGTCTTTACGCTGGGAAACGCAGGTCAAAACAATTTCAACTATGATGCGGGTTATACTGTTGCCGCTTGCGACCTTACCGCAACCGCAACTCCGGGCACCTGTAATTCGGCCACAAATCAATACAGCGTTTCGGGCACCATTAGCCTAACGAGTGCGGTAGCAGGAACAGCTACCATTACTGATGGAGCTAAGTCGACCACTGTTGCGGTAGTTGCCTCGGCCACCTCTGTGGCCTATACGCTGGCGGGCTTGACATCGGGATCGGGTTCACATACCGTGGTGGTGACACTGCCCGGCTGTGGAACCGACGTTACTACCTATACAGCTCCGGCTTCCTGCTCCGTAGCACCCTGCGCACTCAATGTGGCAGTCACTCCTGGCATCTGTAACTCAGCCACGAATCAGTACAGTATCTCGGGTACGGTATCACTGACCAACGCCGTGGCGGGTACGCTAACCATCACCGATGGTACGGCTACCACAACGATCACCGTCAGCGCTACAGATACAAATATCCCCTATTCGTTAAGCGGTTTTACGTCTACCGGTGCCAGCCATACCGTTGTAGCCACACTGCCCGGCTGTGGTTCAGATTTCACGACGTACACGGCTCCGGCCAGTTGCACAGTGTGCACCGTTAACCTGACCACCAGTACCCTGCCTAACGGCCAGGTGGGCACCGCCTATAGCCAGACGCTGACCACCACGGGTGGCACCACGCCCTATACCTACGCCGTCTCGACAGGTACGTTGCCAACGGGACTAACCCTCAACCCAACCACGGGTGTGATCTCAGGTACACCAACAGCGGCCACTACCAGTGTCTTCACCATCAAAGTGACCGACGCTAAATCGTGTACCGATGTGGCCTCACTGACCATTGTCACTTCTTCGGCCCCGGCCTGTTCGCAGAATCTGGTGGTCACACCGGGTACGTGTAACTCAGCCACCAACCAATACTCAATCTCTGGTACGGTGAGCTTCACCAACGCCGTGGCGGGTACGCTCACCATCACCGACGGGTCTAAATCAACCACAGTGGCTGTCACCGCGGGGGCAACCTCGGTGGCTTACTCATTAACGGGTCTGACTTCGGGTAGTGGCTCGCACACGGTTACTTCCAGCTTAACGAATTGCGGAACGGACTTTATCACCTATGCGGCTCCGGCTAGCTGTACGGTGTGTACGGTGAACCTAGTAACGAGCACCTTGCCCGATGGGCAGGTGGGTACGGCCTACAGCCGCACGCTGGTCACCTCAGGTGGTACCACGCCCTATACCTACGCCGTCTCGATAGGTACGTTACCTTCGGGCCTGAGCCTGAACCCCACCACGGGTGTGATTTCAGGAATACCGTCGGCGGCTGCTACTAGTGCCTTCAGCATCAAAGTGACCGATGCCAAATCATGTACCGATGTGACATCGCTGACCATCACGACCTCGGCCCTGCCGGTCTGCTCGCTGGATCTGATCGTCACGCCGGGTACGTGTAACTCAGTAACGAATCAGTACAGCATCTCTGGTACGGTTGGGTTGACCAACTCCACAGCCGGTAACCTGGTGATTACCGACGGTGCCAAGTCCACTACGCTGACCATCACGGCCAGCACCACCTCGGTAGTTTATTCCTTGACGGGGCTGACCTCGGGCAGCGGCTCACACACGGTGATCGCCAGTCTGTCAGGTTGCGGTACCGACAACGCGGCTTATTCGGCTCCGGCTTCATGTACAGTGGCTCCGCCAGCCATAGCGGTGGTGGTTGGTATCCCGACTTGTAACTCGCTGACCAATAACTACACCGCCACGGGCACGGTAAGTTTGACCAACGCGGTGGCAGGCACACTGACCATTACTGATAATGGAGCCAGCCTGACGACCATCACCGTCACGGCGGGGCAGGCAACGGCCAGTTTCTCGGTCTCGGGCGTGAGCAACGCAGGTAGCCACACGGTGGTGGCTACCCTGACGGGTGGTCCATCGGCTACGACGACCTACACCGCTCCCGCTTCGTGCACGGTCTGCTCGCTGAGTCTGACCACTGCCAGCCTGCCCAACGGACAGGTCGGTACGCCTTACAGCCAGATGCTTACGACCACGGGGGGCACCGCTCCACTCACCTATACTATTTCGGTGGGTAGCCTGCCAACCGGGTTGACACTTAACCCAACCACAGGGCTCATTGCCGGAATACCCACCGCTGCCGGTAGCTTCACGGCTACGCTACGAGTCACCGACAGTAAGGGTTGTCAGGTGAGCCTGCCCCTCACCGTGTTTGATATCAATACCGGCCCGGTCTGCTCGATTGGCCTGGCTGTTACGCCGGGGGTATGTAGTTCCGCGACCAACACTTACACCCTGAGCGGAATGGTGAGCCTGAGCAACAATACTACCGGTGGGACCATCCTCATCACCAGCGGACTGATGACCACCACCCTGACCGTCAGCAATACCGCGACTTTGGTGCCCTTTAGCCTGACAGGATTGGGCTCCGATGGCCTGGTGCATACCGTCACCGCTACACTGAGCGGCTGTAGTACGAGCACTACTACCTACACCGCACCGGCTTCCTGCACTCAGCCTGTCAGCACCAAACTGACGCTCGACAAAATGGTTAACCTAAGCAAAGCCAAACTTGGTGATATCCTGACCTACACGCTGGTGCTGACCAATACGGGAACAACGATCGCGTCGAATATTGTCGTCACTGATTCGAGTACCGTGGGCCTCAACTACGTGGCTGGTTCGGCTACGGCTCCGGTCGGTACGACCTTCACCCAGGGTAGCCCTATCAGCACCTGGCAGGTAGCCTCCATCAGTGCCGGACAAAGTCTGATGCTAACCTTCCAGGCTAAAGCCGATAGTTCAGGCATCCTCTACAACAAAGCGACGATTCCCGGCGATACAGCGATAGTCTGTACCTCCATTCCCGTGGTCATGTGTGTGGGTGATATCTACACGTTCCAACTGTCAGTACCCGCTGGTCGTAGTAGCTATAAGTGGTTCAGGGATAATGTCGAGATAGTAGGTCAGACCACTAACAGCCTGGATATAACCGGCCCCGGTACCTATAGCCTTGCCGTTGACAACACCACTGGCAAATGCCCTGACTTCAGTTGCTGCCCATTCATCATCGAGGAGGATAGTCTGCCAGCGTTTAAGGCAACCGCCATTCCCGTTACCTGCGTAGGCAAGGTGCTGCAAGCCAATGGCAAGATCGAGCTTAGCAGCTTCGATCTGTCTAACACGTATCAGTATTCGGCAGGTAGTGTCTTTAATCCAGCGGCTTCACTCTCTGGAACGGCGAAGTCAATCCCAACGGGTGGTGTGCTTGTCAGCAATCTGACAAACCCATTGATCTCTGAATCATACACAGTTCGGGTCTATAATCGATCGGGTTGTTTTAAGGACGTAACAGTAACATTATTGACCACGGTTTGCGACTGTCTGCCAGATGTCTGTGTACCATTCGTCCTCAAGCAAACCAAACGTGCCAAGCGCATTGGCGATGTCCGGTAA